A region from the Vicia villosa cultivar HV-30 ecotype Madison, WI linkage group LG3, Vvil1.0, whole genome shotgun sequence genome encodes:
- the LOC131658508 gene encoding agamous-like MADS-box protein AGL80, with translation MRRRVKLAFMVNDSARNITYTKRKKSLIKKIDELATLCEIEACAIAYSDFHPKTEIWPSPWEVQGVVTKFRSYSDFEKGNKMLNKKSFLMQRIVKSKEQLVKLRKSNWEVDKSLILFQCLVKENFIDTLNTNTLNDLTYDINEKLKKVTSKINELDTNVTI, from the coding sequence ATGAGAAGGAGAGTGAAACTTGCATTTATGGTCAACGATTCCGCAAGGAATATAACTTAcaccaaaagaaaaaagagtctAATCAAAAAGATTGATGAACTTGCAACTCTTTGTGAAATTGAAGCTTGTGCTATAGCTTATAGCGACTTTCATCCAAAGACGGAGATTTGGCCTTCCCCGTGGGAGGTCCAAGGAGTCGTTACAAAGTTTAGAAGTTATTCTGATTTTGAGAAAGGTAACAAGATGctgaacaaaaagagttttttgatgCAAAGGATTGTGAAATCTAAAGAACAATTGGTGAAATTGCGGAAAAGCAATTGGGAGGTGGATAAGTCATTGATCTTATTTCAATGTCTTGTCAAAGAAAACTTTATCGACACTTTGAATACAAATACTTTGAATGACCTAACATATGATATTAATGAGAAGCTGAAGAAAgttacttcaaagataaatgaacTGGATACAAATGTAACCATCTAA
- the LOC131658509 gene encoding agamous-like MADS-box protein AGL80, which yields MRRRVKLAFMVNDSARKITYTKRKKSLIKKIDEITTLCGIEACAIVYSDFHSEPEIWPSPWEVQRVVTKFRSYSDFEKGKKMLNQESFLMQRIVKSQEQLAKLQKSNWEVEKSLILFQCLGKENFIDTLNTNALNDLAYDINEKLEKVTSKMNELDTNITN from the coding sequence ATGAGAAGGAGAGTGAAACTTGCATTTATGGTCAACGATTCTGCAAGGAAGATAACTTACACCAAAAGGAAAAAGAGTCTAATAAAAAAGATTGATGAAATTACAACTCTTTGTGGGATTGAAGCTTGTGCTATAGTTTATAGCGATTTTCATTCGGAGCCAGAGATTTGGCCTTCCCCGTGGGAGGTCCAAAGAGTCGTTACAAAGTTTCGAAGTTATTCTGACTTTGAGAAAGGTAAGAAGATGCTGAACCAAGAGAGTTTTTTGATGCAAAGGATTGTGAAGTCCCAAGAACAACTGGCAAAATTGCAGAAAAGCAATTGGGAGGTGGAGAAGTCATTGATCTTGTTTCAATGTCTTGGTAAAGAAAACTTTATCGACACTTTAAACACAAATGCTTTGAATGACCTAGCATATGATATTAATGAGAAGCTGGAGAAAGTTACTTCAAAGATGAATGAACTAGATACAAATATAACCAATTAA